In Carassius carassius chromosome 14, fCarCar2.1, whole genome shotgun sequence, the genomic stretch ATTTGGTattggtggaatagatctgccacactgctgctgctgttggttattgctgttgtAGATTATTACTGCTGCTGCTACTGCTACAAAGCCAGCACAGGAACTTGTTACTTCCAATACAAATGCAGATACtgtgctgtgagtatttaagggacatactgctgctgcacatgtAGAATATATAATAACCCGTAGCAGAACTATACAGGAGGAGCTGGGGAAGGTAGAGGatttcagactagtggaaattaaccatttaaatgtaaagcagcaagATTATTGGCCTGCTTATGCAACATGAACCAGTCAGCTTGTGCCAAGTAGTTTAACACTGTGAATATCATCAGTTTGCATTAACAACCCATCAAcctgtgccatctagagtttcatgacagaacttggcaTTTATGAGTGTTAAAGGTCCACCGTGTGGAAGAGGATGTGTCCGACCTTCTGTGTGGGATCTGATGCATATTGCATCATAATGCTGTCATGGACAGTCCAAGCAGATTTACTTGGAGAGATCCAGTCGATGCTTACGGTAGCTTCTCGATTGATGTAGTTTAGCCGTATTTAATAAGGTAGAATGAAGATTGAGATCTGATTACAGTTTTGGGTTTGGCTCTCTGGCTTTGCGATTCGAGACCAGGCGAAATAACATTTTATCGATATTACAGGGCCCTGTAGATTACATCTACAGGGCCACACGGATGCTACAGGAAACAATTAGCGTAACTTATGAGGTATGTAATTGACTTAGAGCTGTGGCCTGCCAGCAGCAAACTAAATAACTCTGGAAGAAAAACTACTTTTGAGGTCCAAGTGTTTTTTGGTTGTTACAAATTCTTTCCAGCATCTCAGATTTAGGGTAGTAGCTTTCAGGTGAACTCCCCTCTGGCTTATATAGAAAAAAGAGTATGGCTGCATCCAAAATCGCATTCTGTCTGACTAGGCACTACACTGGATGAGGAACAAATTTTGTGACCGCTACAAAATTGCTCTTTGTAGTGTGAATATGTGTAGTATAAATGTAATTCGGACGTACTATGTTTGTCTTTGTCTTGTGACCTAACAGCGTCAGTTGTGTCACTTAACTGCCTTTCACAAAacctctcccgtggcctcatggggTGATAGTGTCCTTTGGATTGACAATTCAGAATTTTGCTGGAAGTAGTAATCCCTCCAGGTACTTTTTGCCTACTGTAgtatgaatactgtgaattcgGAATACTACTCTTTTCACATACAGTTTTTTTGCCAGCTGTGTAGTAGAGATTCATATTCGGATGCAGCTTATGTTTGTTTGTAAAGTGGCCACATCCAACAAGCTTTTTGAGAAGATCTGCTTAGCTCTAAGCTAAAATCTTTGCTTAACACTTTACCTGAGCTTCACTAGACTTCTtcagttctttttttattgtttacatctTAAGGGTGAGAGGAGGTTTCTTCCCACATGTATTAGCACTCTCACGCAGTGCTGTGAAAACACATGTGCTCTTAAAATAGCTGACATTTAGAGATCAGCCAGCAAGACTTATTGGTTTAAACCAGAGCTGAAATGCCCTGGCTTTGAGATCTGCTACAAAGCATGCTAAGGTGTCTTGAGGTGTGACCCATGGCAAGGATGCATTTTTATGTAGGAGGAACATCACATGTACTggtgaatttaaatgttttaactgcAACTGAATATTTAAGTTTATGAGGGATCTATTCATGGAATAAGATGGGAATTATTCATATGTTTCTGTCTGCTCATTATTATGTgctcagtcacgtctgcagttcAAGAGAACTTTCTCAAACGACAGTGAAAATGTTTTATGCTTAAAATCTTAAGAAAGGCATTTATGAACGGGTGTTTGAAATATTCAATACAATAATCTGAGGAACTTGAAATAGAATATGCTAATTGGTATGTTTTATTAGTTGATGTCTCGAATCAATTCAAACATTCATTGATTGTAGCCACAATGTTCAGTGAAGTCATGTGCTTATTTAAAATGTCCTAgtcaaaatacatataaaaaaattattagaaatattggtgcctataaattaaaattataatttttccatgttAATTTAGTGAAAACAACTTCAACTacattttgctatttttattttacttgttttaaacattttaagccATGTCACAAGAAATAGTCATATTTATTGAGTATCATAGAATTACAGTATCATATCTGccagtgtatttattttaatacagtgcTATAGTGAATGCTTGTCTAATGACTATTCCAGAACAGCAGTCAATGAGCAATTGTGAAACCTTGTGAAAAGGCCAGATAGAATGTCTTAAATGTGGTAATTGGATTGAgtctttctattttaatgtaatcTATTATAGCTTTGTGATTGTCTTAATATATTCTGATTAAAATAGAAAGGAAGTGAGAGAGGGAAAAGAATCTGGTCTTTGTAGTCAAGAAAAATGAGTGATCATAAACAAAAGGAGTCCATTAAAGCAATGTCCCATAAAGCACTCACGGAGGTTATTACACACTGTGCTCAGACGGGCTATAAAGCCGGGTGTAAGATGATGGAGATGTGACAGACTtcgtttttctctttctctgtgctcTTTCTTGCTCTAATCTTTTAGAGCCTTGACTGGATCATGCGTGTCTGAAAATAGTCATTATCCTGGTCATTCAATCTGAAAAGCCTCCTCTGGACGCTGACATGGAAGCAATCTTCCCTCTCATTTGTGCCCCGGCAGCTAGTTAACATTTAGAGGGCCTGTATCATGGAGGATATGATTTGTACATCCATTACAACATCCAAACCGTGTGCTGCGACCATAATGTAATTTGTTGTATGCTGTTGTTCTGTCAGTAAGTATATACATCAAAGATTAAATGTATGGTTGTCTATCTACAATTTTTCCTCATAACATTCCTCTGGCAAGTACTGCTGTTTGAAATGCTTGGAATCTTTAATGAAGTCACAGTCAAATCTCTCGTCTCTGATGACTTTACATTTTCCACATTTGGCAGATGGTTTTATTTAAAGCGACTTCAAACTATGCATTTTATCACATTAtgtttcctgggaatcaaactcATGACTATGCCATTGCACTCTGAGATCAGCATGCATGGGAATTTAGTTCTCCATTGTGTTTGTGTCAAATCCACCAGCAGCCATGCAATGAAAAATACACAAAGTATtctgaaaacagaaaaatgtgtATAGAGTAAATATTCCgtaaaatgttttgtttcatttccACAGTTTTGTTTGTGTATCACTGCATCccataaaatgataaaattgtccttatagtatttttgtcatttttgtaggATGTCAAagccaaatgtatttttattttttttattttattattattctaatttgtattttttttatatatatatatatatatatagaataaaatagatataaatagaatagaataaaaaacaCAGCTCAGATCTCAATAACATCTCATTTGTTTCTTAGCGGTGAGATTACATGGAGAATAAATTGAGCTTCCATCTTGGATCCTGCTCACTAGATCTCTTATCTCCCCCTGGACACTCTCCACAAATCCAACCATCCTTCCAGTAACAAACAGCCTTTCCGTTTTCCCCTGCTTGTGTGATTTAAAGTTTAACGGTTGTAtgattctataggttctgttgaTGTTTCTGTAGGGAATTGCTTTCCATGAATCCTTCAGGAAAGGGAAATGTTAGATTTATGTGTATATTGCGGCTCTGATCTGAACATAGTGAACACATGGTGTTTCTGTCTTCTGtgttagcatgtttatagcatctGCTTTATAGTCAGTCACTttgaaagttttttatttatttatttatttttttgtagattaTGGTTTATTCAAAAATTGAAAAATCCTAACAGCAAATATTAAGAATCAGTTGCATTTTGAGATGAACCGTATTATAGGATACCAGTGATAGAAGAGTGTGGTTGTTGATGTTGCTTTGCAGTGCTTTTAGGAGGATGACCgagtgtttttctctctctctctctctctctccgtaaATAAACTGTAGGATTTGTCACTGTGAGGGGGATGATGAGAGTATGCTGATAACACCCTGTCACTGCACTGGGAGTTTGCGGTTTGTCCATCAGGCATGTCTGCAGCAGTGGATCAAGAGCTCCGACACGCGCTGCTGCGAGCTCTGCAAGTACGACTTCATAATGGAGACCAAGCTCAAACCACTCCAAAAGGTAACGTTACATACATGTGTACAGGCCATGTATGATTAAGTAATAAACCACAAGAGGCTGTGAGTGATATTAATTTTACCAcaggtgaggttttttttaaGGCCATTCTGCTTCATGTTATGCAGAACCAATAGTTGATCAGTGTAGATGAGTTGCAACCTGTCCTTTGAGATGACTCAAAACAAGTTAGTCCATAAAGCCTGAGGGAGGTTTTGATTATTCAGTgttacaattaattatttttgattGACATGAATAAGATGAAAGTCCAGCCACTTCAGTGTTTAGTCTTTGTCCACTGCTTCCTCTCTTAATTAAATTTCTGATGGTGTGTCTCAAATGGGGTTTAAAATAGGGCATCTCTAGGACAGCCGTTATTTCACCATAGAGGTTGTGCTTGAGCAGACttcctcagagagagagagaaagagagagatagagatttCAAGGTGTCTGCAAGATGAACTGAGATGCAAAAACGATGGGTGTGACAACAGACTAGGGCGGCTCGATTATGACCAAAatcataatcacgattattttaCTGTTACACACGTTTTCAGTCTTATGTGAATAATCACTAAGCGCCGCATTTTGGCAcatttttgtgagtttttgaCGGTATAGGTGCGTACCTTGAGCTAAAAGTTGACTCTTAGTACTTTAAGGTACTGAATGTCCATTGTCAGTATGCTGTCTGCTCATTTAAAAGAGTCTACATGGATAACAATTTGTGTTGGTTACAATGGTTAATATAATCTACTCTCTCATGTAACTGACAGGCTTATATAATCATTTTCATTGACTCGAACTCCAAAACCAAAAGTATGTGCACGTCTGAACCCCACATCCATATGTGCTTGAACATTTCATTTCGAAACCAAAGGCGTTCCAAGAGTTTGGTCCTCCCTTTTATAAACGATTCCAGTCTTCAGGGAAGGAACATGTGTGCTATTGTTTATTCAAATTCATATTCACACGCAGCCCGGTGGGTTTCAGGTCTGAGTTTGTGTGGGCCAATCaagttcttttgtttttattttataaacctGTTAGCATATATGTTGCTCAAATAGTCAACCCTCCTGCTGTTCCAGACTTTCATTCTTCTGTAAATCATagtagttttttttctctttatcgtCACTGAAGAAACTAAGTAGTTTGTCTAAGAAGACGGAATATGGTAATGAGggatagttaaaaaaaattacatttttcataatttattcaagctcctgtcattctaaacctgtatgactgacttctgtagaacataaaggttttttttttgtacatagtgTAAGTCAATGGTCACCAATAATGTTTAGTTATCATCATTCTTCAACATATCTTCAAAGAAGAAAATAGCAACATACGGATGATTAAATTACgacagaatattcatttctgGTTGAATTACAGTATTCATTTAAACAAGCTTTTAATCATGAAGTATATTACTATGTAGTATGGCTTTTTATTGGATTAAATGTGTACTACAGTGTAAACAAAATATCATTGATTATTCTTTCAGTATAATGTTTTCATGATAAAAATGGAGGTTTGATGAGGATTCTGGGTCATAGCTTAATAGAGACCTGCACTGAATGGCTAAAAGAGATCCAGAGATCACTCTCACCAAGACAcatgaaatatttattaagcagaaAAGCCAGGTTACCGATTTTGTTTGTACTGCACTTTGAAGTATGTTGACTATTATATTGATTAATCATCAAAGTCTTTCTTTTACAACAACAATTAAAGCTCAAATGTGTTGGGAATCATTTCTGTATGTCTTTTGTAATTTCTGTGTCTGCAGTGGGAGAAGCTTCAGATGACCGCCAGCGAGAGGAGGAAGATCATGTGCTCAGTCACTTTTCACGTCATCGCCATCACATGTGTCGTCTGGTCACTCTACGTCCTCATTGACCGCACAGCAGAGGAGATCAAACAAGGTTAGCCCTGCCCTCCCCTTCCCAGTCAGTTTAGCACTACCTCCACCTCTTCATCATCCAGCTCTGTCTGCCTGCTTCCCTCCAGCTCCGTACCATCCCACAGTCGCTCTTATGCTCTGGATTGTTCTGTGCTTACAGAACAATCACATTCCTCCGACTGACAGCTGTTTGTTGTACTCAGCGATGCATATCTTGATGTATTTATTACCTCGACACAGATGGTTTAtaccagggatcctcaaatctggcccacgagatccactttcctgcagagtttagctctaaccctaatcaaacacacctgagcatgctaatcaatgtcttcaggagcATTAGAAAACCACAgataggtgagtttgatcagggttggaactaaactctgcagcacaatggtcctccagggcaagatttgagtaACCCTTTTTTATACTTTCTTCTGAGATGTGGGTAATTTAATATGAAGGTCTCATTTTAAGGATGTGAGGGTTGGTACGCTCAATGTCCCGCCCTCAGACGACATGTTTAGACCGACCACAGTTCATTCTCGGATACATATTACACACACAGCTGGAGAGCAATAATCTAATTGGCTGACTTTACACAGCTTTTGATTTGCACTTCCCCACTATACAGTCTGCAGAGAGCAACACGTTAACGATTTTATCAAATGTTATACATCCCAAGAAAATTATTCTTTGTAGTTCAATgacttatttaataaaattaacaacatttttattGTCATTGGTTAAATAACATAtggtatatgaaaaaaaaacacatgaataggctggttttgggctagttttgaataGTAGTTGGCTGGTATTGTTTCACAGACCTGGCATCCCTGGTGTGCATTTCCCTATTCTCACACACTTCGAATGACTGTTAAAACtttatcgtccttggtgtgaacgggccttagagggttagtttacccagatagcaaaattatgtaattaataacttacgggtttggaacaacatgagggtaagacctccgtttatctttggaacacagtttaagatattttagatttagtccgagagctctcagtccctccattgaagctgtgtgtacggtatactgtccatgtccagaaaggtaagaaaaacatcatcaaagtagtccatgtgacatcagagggtcagttagaattttttgaagcatcgaaaatacattttggtccaaaaatagcaaaaactacgactttattcagcattgtcttctcttccgtgtctgttgtgtgagagagttcaaaacaaagcagtctggatatccggttcgcgaacgaatcattcagttcaacaaatcgaactgaatcgttttaaacggttcgcgtctccaatacgcattaatccacaaatgacttaagctgttaacttttttaatgtggctgacactccctccgagttcaaacaaaccaatatcccggagtaattcatgtactcaaacagtacactgactgaactgctgtgaagagagaactgaagatgaacaccaagccgagccagataacgaacaaaagactgactcgttcacgagtcaagaaccggttgaaccgtttttcggatcaccagtagttctttcggacagttcgattcaataaaccagttgaagaaaacggttcaccggttcttttgcgctcgacgtataatggcgtcatttgcgatgattgccttTGATttaagccttcagtttacccgcgctcataacactagcacagaatcagatcagaatcaatcaccaagagtcagttcggttcatgcgctctgtgtgtcagtctgcttcacgctgaatcacacatgcgcagtatcatcagctcctcgattcttcttatctggctcggctcggtgtctCCCCCCGGCTACATCAGCTGTCTCTAGCATGACTGTTGCAACGTGAATAAAGACAATAATTTTTCACAGCCAGAACTCGCTCTGAATGCAGTATGCCCTGTTGCCCCATACTGTTGTTTGTCAATGTGCAATTTCAGGCTTGATGACCACTTATCACAGCCTGATTTCTTTTCTTAAATCTATTTTCTGGATATATTCAGAcacaaaagaaagagaaagtgaCTGCGAAAGTGATGTGTGGAACAAAGAGGCAAGCGCTGCATTTTAATGGACTGTGGCGTGTTTTTATCGAATTTGAAAATGACGTAAAACTGTATCGAACTGCTCTCCTGATATTGCTGGTGTGTAGGTGTCAGTGTAATAAATGGGATGGACCCATCAAACCGGTCCTTTGTATATAATTAGCTTGATTGTATCACGCAAGAAATTGATTAAAAAGGCCACTTCTATCATAAGAAAAGCACATAGGCTTGCACAAATACAAGAGTGTCCTGTATGTGCAGCACTAACCTCATTCTCTGCCCTTTGATAATGACGTCAGGTGGACTAAAGCTGCACCCTGGCCTGACTTACGGAGCCTCCGAAAGCAGTACAGTATTTCATGTCCAAGGCCTTGTGCTTGAACAGACTGTAGCATTTGGCAGTTCCCTCACACTTGATCTTTGCTGACATTTCGAAAGCTCTGTTCCAAATAGGAAAGCAACTGTAAACAAATCAAAGGTTGGCTGAATTTAATTCCAATAAAGATGGACAGAGAAAACACCTAAAATTTCTTTGCTGCTAGCCTCGCTTTCTCAGCTATTTCTAATGAAGTGGTCAAAGGTGAAAATGCTGTATATGCATTCTGAAGCATAGCCCTGTGTACATTGCTGGCTCTTTAAAAGCTTGGGTGGGATATCAGGACTCCAATCGCCTGTCTTTGTATCCCTGCTCCTGTGTTTGTGCTTGATGTAGATTTTAGATCTTGTGTTGTATTCCAGAATCACTTCGTATGCATATAgattttatgtaatattgcaaCAGGGCAATGTATTACTGCAGTCTTGCTTTAGGATTACTGCAAATGGGTCAATGGCATGAGACTCcattaatgtatttaatagtACATAAAAACTGCAATTAGATCtatatctatgtatgtatgtgtgtatatcaaaaatacaggaaaatgtAGTGtcagcatgatccttcagaaatcattctttatatgctgatttattatcattgCTGGAAActgctgtgctgcttcatattttttggaACTTGTGATATTTTCAGGATTGTTCgatttaataaaaagttaaaaagaagagcatttatttaaaccatcaaagaatcctgaaaaaaaaaaaaaacgtatcgcAGTTTctgttgccaacattgataattctaataataaatcagcatattggaatgatttctgaaggatcatgtgacactttagtaatggctgatggaaaatcagttttgcatatatatatatatatatatatatatatatatatatatatatatatatatataatttttttttttcatgtaggtatgtatgtttgtatatgtgtgtgtatatatagtttttaactGACAGTTACACTACATGAAACGTTTCTTGAAAATATGAAGTTTCAAAATCATATGAAACCAGTCAGCATGCAAAGAGCCTAATTCTAAGAACTAAGAACAACCTTTTTGTTACCATGAACATTAGGTTTGTCGCTGACCCCTATGTTTGATCCTGGACTGTAAACAGATGCTGACGttacaatatgaaataagcacttgtAATGTGTGTGACACTTACAGCGATGTTCTTTCTCCTTTTTCGTTTCTCATACAGGGATACTGGAATGGCCTTTTTGGACCAAACTGGTGGTGGTGGCTATAGGGTTCACTGGTGGACTGGTGTTCATGTACGTGCAATGCAAGGTCTACATCCAGTTGTGGAAGAGACTCAAGGCCTACAACAGAGTAATATATGTGCAGAACCGCCCAGAGACCTGTAAAAAGAACGTTTTTGATAAGCCATCTCTTCTGGAGCCCAACTTGGAGAATAAAGAGGCGCTCGGGCCGGCGCAGTCGGACACAAACTCTTCCCAGTACACAGAGACCGAGGACTACAGTATGGAGATCCTGCACGTCTGATCGCTTGGCCCACATATACCCCCAACTCTAGAGGACCGGCTGGGGCGTCGCATGCTCCGGGACACACGGGGATGCCACACAGCACCGGGCACGAGGACTGTCTGAGACTGAGACTCGTTTTGTTGTTTAGATGTTATtttctctttgtttgtttgtccaaCCTGTTCCTGTGAGTTGTTGGCTAACCATAATGAATCAGTTTGTGCACTAGATCGCGGATCTTTCCAGCTACTGCCATTGTACTGCTGTCGTACATCAGTTGAAGTCCACCGTTCGAGCTGTGTATGTGTGCTGGTTCTGATGGAGTCGATGAATAGAAGCACTTTTAATTTCCCTGTTCTAAAGAGCCCTGTTTTAGTAATATATTCATTCCCTTTCTACGTGGATAAGACATTAAAACAAACTTGAAGTTTTGCGAGTGAGATCTCACGTGTTATAGGTGCATCTGTGTCTCCTCAAACCCCTCAGATGGAACAAAAAAGGAATCAGAAGGAGCAATGAGGGACCATTCATGTACTGTTATGTATCATTCCACTTATTTTAGAAATCTGTTATGACGGAGTAAATTCTGAATTTAGTCAACCTAGGGTTTGTTGTATCAGCTGATTACTAAATCTGGATCAACTAATTACAATATTTATCCTATTAAGGGCTAGATTTACTAAAGTGTGACGCTACAGTTCTTAGCATGTGCAAAAATTATCCCATACGGTCATTTCTGCATTTGCTGAAGACTTCACTGCGCTTGTGGAAGACTTTAATGAATCCAGCCTTAAAGTGTATGTTGCGaatgtaaaaaaattcaaatcgAGGGAAATTAAGAA encodes the following:
- the LOC132157317 gene encoding E3 ubiquitin-protein ligase MARCHF8-like isoform X4, encoding MNMPLHQISVIPRDVTSSRLSSSGKAKEKDKQNEKPLGHSASRSSNISKAGSPTSVNTPCSFPRTSVTPSNQDICRICHCEGDDESMLITPCHCTGSLRFVHQACLQQWIKSSDTRCCELCKYDFIMETKLKPLQKWEKLQMTASERRKIMCSVTFHVIAITCVVWSLYVLIDRTAEEIKQGILEWPFWTKLVVVAIGFTGGLVFMYVQCKVYIQLWKRLKAYNRVIYVQNRPETCKKNVFDKPSLLEPNLENKEALGPAQSDTNSSQYTETEDYSMEILHV